The Heliomicrobium gestii genome segment GCAAAATCTCTTTTTTTGTCTTGAAATGCCGGAAGATGGTCCCTTCGGAGATGCCCGCCTCCCGGGCGATCTCGCTTGTCGTCGCCGCGCTGAATCCCTTTTCGGTGAAGACGCGGAGGGCCGCTTCCGCGATGTTCCACTGCTTGTCAGTCAGCCGCGGCAGAATAAGGTTGTCATCCATGCCCTCACCTCCTGCAACGAGTGTTCACTTGTTCTATCTGAGTAACCGATAAAAATAAGTGAGTATTCACTTATATTTTTCCATGAGCGACTTTTCGCGTCAAGAGGATCTGCTATGTTTTCCGTTCCTTTCGCCGGCTTTCGTTCCAAGAGGCTGGACAAGTCCCTTGGCAGCGGCTATCTTTATGCTATCTGAACCAAGAGGTGATGCTCGTGGACTCGCTCCGTTTGCGCGATGTACAGGCCCGCGTGGACGCCTATATCTCCCAGTTTGAAGAGGGCTACTTTGATCCGCCCACCCTCGTGAACCGTCTCTGCGAGGAACTGGGGGAACTGGCCCGGGAGGTCTCCCACCGTTTTGGCCCCAAAAAGAAAAAGCCCGGTGAAGCTGAAGGCGAAATGGAACTGGAAATCGGCGACCTGCTCTTTGTCCTCGTCTGCCTCTCCAATTCCCAGGGCTA includes the following:
- a CDS encoding nucleotide pyrophosphohydrolase; amino-acid sequence: MLVDSLRLRDVQARVDAYISQFEEGYFDPPTLVNRLCEELGELAREVSHRFGPKKKKPGEAEGEMELEIGDLLFVLVCLSNSQGYDMDDIFRRTMEKYETRDKDRWTRKRPAP